The following proteins come from a genomic window of Bacteroidota bacterium:
- the rpsG gene encoding 30S ribosomal protein S7 — MRKLKSKKRPVAPDPRFNDELVTKFINNLMYDGKKNLAYEIFYNALEVVEERTKENSLELWKKAITNVTPQVEVRSRRVGGATFQIPQEVRTERKLSLAMKWMIMYTRRRNEKTMALKLAGEIMAAAKEEGATFKKKEDTHRMAEANKAYSHFRF, encoded by the coding sequence ATGAGAAAATTAAAATCCAAAAAAAGACCAGTCGCTCCAGATCCTAGATTTAATGATGAACTGGTAACAAAGTTTATTAACAATCTAATGTATGATGGGAAAAAGAATCTTGCTTATGAGATTTTTTATAATGCATTGGAAGTTGTTGAAGAAAGAACTAAGGAAAACAGTTTAGAGCTTTGGAAAAAAGCCATAACAAATGTTACTCCTCAAGTTGAAGTAAGAAGCCGTAGAGTGGGCGGGGCTACTTTTCAAATTCCACAGGAAGTTAGAACAGAAAGAAAACTCTCTCTAGCAATGAAATGGATGATTATGTACACCCGTAGAAGAAATGAAAAAACCATGGCTCTAAAGCTTGCAGGCGAAATTATGGCTGCAGCTAAAGAAGAAGGCGCTACTTTCAAAAAGAAAGAAGATACTCATAGAATGGCTGAAGCAAACAAAGCATACTCGCATTTTAGATTTTAG
- a CDS encoding 30S ribosomal protein S12 gives MPTIQQLVRKGRVKLENKSKSAALNSCPQKRGVCVKVYTTTPKKPNSALRKVAKVRITNGAEVIAYIPGEGHNLQEHSIVLIRGGRVKDLPGVRYHIVRGALDTSGVDGRNQRRSKYGTKKPKAGAVPVKAKGKK, from the coding sequence ATGCCTACAATACAACAATTGGTGCGTAAAGGCCGTGTAAAGCTAGAAAACAAAAGCAAATCTGCTGCACTGAATTCCTGTCCTCAAAAAAGGGGAGTATGCGTTAAAGTATATACAACAACCCCAAAAAAGCCGAATTCTGCCTTGAGGAAAGTTGCGAAAGTAAGAATCACTAATGGAGCAGAGGTAATTGCTTATATTCCCGGAGAAGGGCATAATTTGCAAGAGCACTCTATTGTTTTGATTAGAGGTGGTAGGGTAAAGGATTTGCCTGGTGTTAGATACCATATTGTAAGAGGCGCTTTAGATACTTCAGGAGTTGATGGAAGAAATCAAAGAAGATCAAAATACGGAACCAAAAAGCCTAAGGCTGGTGCTGTTCCAGTAAAAGCTAAAGGTAAGAAATAA
- the fusA gene encoding elongation factor G → MSIDLKYTRNIGIMAHIDAGKTTTTERILYYTGLSHKIGEVHDGAATMDWMVQEQERGITITSAATTTHWTYNGMQYKMNIIDTPGHVDFTVEVERSLRVLDGAVALFCAVGGVEPQSETVWRQANKYKVPRLGFVNKMDRAGADFFSVIAQVKEKLGARPVPLQIPIGNEEKFSGVVDLISNRAIEWDDATQGMTFTEIPMPADLVASAAEWREKLVEAVAEYDDHLMEKFFDNPDSITEAELKAAIRKATLDMSIIPMMCGSAFKNKGVQTMLDAVMEFLPSPMDVESVSGINPKTDKEEIRKPDPKDHFAALAFKIATDPFVGRLAFFRVYSGALDAGSYVLNTRTQNKERISRIFQMHANKQNPIPRIEAGDIGAAVGFKDIRTGDTLCDEKFPIVLESMTFPEPVIGLAIEPKTQADIDKLGMALSKLAEEDPTFKVHTDDETGQTVISGMGELHLEIIVDRLRREFKVECNQGAPQVSYKETITGTVTHREVYKKQSGGRGKFADIVVTIGPAEPEKTGLTFINEVVGGNIPREFIPSVEKGFKSAMVNGVLAGYQMDSLQVKLSDGSFHAVDSDALSFEICARLAFKEACKKANPVLLEPIMKVEVVTPDAYMGDVVGDLNKRRGMIEGMDSKAGAQVVRAKVPLSEMFGYVTSLRTISSGRASSTMEFSHYQEAPKNVAEEVITKIKGKSVKA, encoded by the coding sequence ATGAGCATAGATTTAAAATATACAAGAAATATAGGCATTATGGCCCATATTGATGCCGGTAAAACCACAACTACCGAGCGTATTCTTTATTATACAGGCCTTAGCCACAAAATTGGCGAGGTGCATGATGGTGCTGCTACAATGGACTGGATGGTTCAGGAGCAAGAAAGAGGTATAACAATTACTTCCGCTGCCACAACTACTCATTGGACTTACAATGGTATGCAGTATAAAATGAATATTATTGATACTCCTGGTCACGTTGATTTTACTGTTGAAGTTGAACGTTCTTTACGTGTACTTGATGGTGCTGTTGCTCTTTTTTGCGCAGTTGGTGGTGTTGAGCCTCAATCTGAGACCGTTTGGAGACAAGCAAATAAATATAAAGTGCCTCGTTTAGGATTCGTTAATAAAATGGATCGTGCCGGTGCAGATTTCTTTAGTGTTATTGCACAGGTTAAAGAAAAATTAGGAGCAAGACCTGTTCCTCTTCAAATCCCAATTGGTAATGAAGAAAAATTCTCTGGTGTTGTGGATCTTATTTCCAACAGAGCCATTGAATGGGATGACGCTACGCAAGGAATGACTTTTACAGAAATTCCAATGCCTGCCGACCTTGTTGCTTCTGCTGCAGAATGGAGAGAGAAATTAGTTGAAGCAGTTGCAGAATATGACGATCATTTAATGGAGAAATTCTTTGACAATCCAGATTCTATTACTGAAGCAGAATTAAAAGCTGCTATTAGAAAAGCTACCCTTGATATGTCAATAATTCCTATGATGTGTGGTTCTGCCTTTAAGAATAAAGGTGTTCAAACCATGCTTGATGCGGTAATGGAATTTCTTCCTAGCCCGATGGATGTTGAATCAGTTTCAGGAATTAATCCTAAAACAGACAAGGAAGAAATTAGAAAACCAGATCCAAAAGATCATTTTGCAGCTCTTGCATTTAAAATTGCTACAGATCCTTTTGTTGGTAGGCTTGCTTTCTTTAGAGTTTATTCAGGTGCACTTGATGCAGGATCTTATGTATTAAATACCAGAACTCAAAATAAAGAACGTATTTCAAGAATTTTTCAAATGCATGCCAATAAACAAAATCCAATTCCACGTATTGAAGCTGGAGATATTGGTGCTGCTGTTGGTTTTAAAGATATCCGTACTGGAGATACTTTATGTGATGAAAAGTTCCCTATCGTTCTTGAGTCCATGACTTTCCCTGAACCAGTTATTGGTCTTGCAATTGAGCCTAAAACACAGGCTGATATTGACAAGTTAGGTATGGCGCTTTCAAAACTTGCTGAAGAAGATCCTACTTTTAAAGTTCATACTGACGATGAAACTGGTCAAACAGTTATTAGTGGTATGGGTGAGCTTCATCTTGAAATCATAGTAGACCGTTTAAGAAGAGAATTCAAAGTAGAGTGTAATCAAGGCGCGCCTCAGGTTTCTTACAAAGAAACTATTACAGGAACCGTTACACATCGTGAAGTATATAAGAAACAATCTGGTGGTCGTGGTAAATTTGCTGATATTGTTGTTACAATTGGGCCTGCCGAACCAGAAAAGACTGGCCTTACTTTTATTAATGAAGTAGTTGGTGGTAATATTCCAAGAGAATTTATTCCATCTGTTGAAAAAGGATTCAAATCTGCGATGGTTAATGGAGTTCTTGCCGGATACCAAATGGATAGTTTACAAGTGAAATTATCTGATGGTTCATTCCATGCGGTGGATTCTGATGCCTTATCATTTGAAATTTGTGCAAGACTTGCCTTTAAAGAGGCTTGTAAAAAAGCAAATCCTGTTCTTTTAGAGCCAATAATGAAAGTTGAAGTTGTTACGCCTGATGCTTATATGGGTGATGTGGTTGGTGACCTAAACAAAAGAAGAGGTATGATTGAGGGGATGGATTCAAAAGCAGGCGCGCAAGTTGTAAGAGCTAAAGTTCCACTTTCTGAAATGTTTGGTTATGTTACTTCTTTAAGAACTATTTCTTCTGGAAGAGCATCTTCTACAATGGAGTTTTCACACTATCAGGAAGCGCCTAAAAATGTTGCCGAAGAGGTAATAACCAAAATAAAAGGTAAATCAGTAAAAGCTTAA
- the rpsC gene encoding 30S ribosomal protein S3, whose amino-acid sequence MGQKVHPIGFRLGVIKGWDSNWYGGKNYADKLVEDEKIRTYLYARLPKASISKIIIERTLKLITVTINTARPGIIIGKGGQEVDKLKEELKKITKKEVQINIFEIKRPELDAKLVADGIARQIEGRISFRRAAKMSVASSMRMGAEGIKVLVSGRLGGAEMARSEGYKEGRTPLHTLR is encoded by the coding sequence ATGGGACAAAAGGTACATCCAATAGGATTCAGATTAGGTGTCATCAAAGGATGGGATTCTAATTGGTACGGTGGTAAAAATTATGCTGACAAGCTAGTTGAGGATGAAAAAATAAGAACTTATTTGTATGCTCGTCTTCCAAAGGCAAGTATCTCCAAAATTATCATTGAAAGAACTTTAAAACTTATTACTGTTACCATTAATACGGCTCGTCCGGGAATTATTATTGGAAAAGGCGGACAAGAAGTTGATAAGTTGAAAGAAGAGCTTAAGAAAATCACTAAAAAAGAAGTTCAAATAAATATCTTTGAAATTAAAAGACCAGAGCTTGATGCTAAATTAGTAGCAGATGGTATCGCACGTCAGATAGAAGGAAGGATTTCATTTAGAAGAGCTGCGAAAATGTCTGTAGCTTCTTCAATGAGAATGGGAGCAGAAGGAATTAAGGTTCTTGTTTCTGGTAGATTAGGTGGAGCAGAGATGGCAAGATCAGAAGGTTATAAAGAAGGAAGAACTCCTCTTCATACATTAAGAG
- the rplC gene encoding 50S ribosomal protein L3, translating to MSGIIGKKIGMTSLFSAAGKSIPCTIIEAGPCVVTQVKTLDSDGYAAVQLSYDEKKEKNTSGAMKGHFAKAGTTPKRKVLEFKYFEDEKTVGDLVTVDLFAEGEWIDVIGTSKGKGFQGVVKRHGFSGVGMQTHGQHNRLRAPGSLGASSYPSRVFKGMRMAGRTGGDRVKIQNLEVFKVIPEKNLLIVKGSIPGAKGSYVIVEK from the coding sequence ATGTCTGGAATAATAGGTAAAAAAATTGGAATGACCAGTCTTTTCAGTGCCGCTGGGAAAAGTATCCCATGTACAATTATAGAAGCCGGTCCTTGTGTGGTAACACAAGTAAAAACCTTAGACAGTGATGGATATGCAGCAGTTCAGCTTTCCTATGATGAAAAAAAGGAAAAGAATACTTCTGGTGCAATGAAAGGCCATTTTGCTAAAGCAGGAACAACTCCCAAAAGAAAAGTTTTGGAGTTTAAATACTTTGAAGATGAGAAGACTGTTGGAGATTTAGTAACTGTTGATCTTTTTGCAGAAGGCGAATGGATTGATGTTATTGGTACTTCGAAAGGAAAAGGTTTTCAAGGTGTTGTAAAAAGACACGGATTTAGTGGTGTTGGTATGCAAACTCACGGTCAGCACAACAGACTAAGAGCACCAGGTTCACTTGGAGCTTCTTCATATCCTTCAAGAGTATTTAAAGGAATGAGAATGGCCGGAAGAACAGGGGGAGACAGAGTGAAGATTCAAAATCTTGAAGTATTTAAAGTTATACCTGAAAAGAATCTTTTGATTGTTAAAGGTTCCATACCAGGAGCTAAAGGTTCATACGTAATAGTTGAGAAATAA
- the rplB gene encoding 50S ribosomal protein L2 has translation MAVKKFNPVTPGTRFKVASTFSELTTDSPEKSLLVPIKRSGGRNDRGKMTMRYIGGGHKKMYRIIDFKRDKQGIPGVVKSIEYDPNRTARIALVNYADGEKRYIIAPTGLKAGQTIVSGKGASPEIGNALFLSEVPLGTVIHNIELRPGQGANIARSAGTYAQLSARDGKYAVIKMPSGETRMILVTCMATIGTVSNSDHSLEVSGKAGRSRWLGRRPRTRPVAMNPVDHPMGGGEGRSSGGHPRSRNGIKAKGFKTRYPKKMSNKYILEKRKK, from the coding sequence ATGGCTGTTAAAAAATTCAATCCGGTAACCCCCGGTACAAGATTTAAAGTTGCAAGTACTTTTAGCGAGTTAACTACTGATTCGCCTGAGAAATCATTACTTGTTCCTATTAAAAGATCGGGCGGAAGGAACGATAGAGGAAAAATGACTATGCGCTACATTGGTGGTGGTCATAAAAAAATGTACAGGATTATTGATTTTAAAAGAGATAAACAGGGAATCCCTGGTGTTGTAAAATCAATTGAATATGATCCTAACAGGACTGCTAGAATAGCCCTTGTTAATTATGCAGATGGTGAAAAAAGATATATTATTGCACCTACTGGTTTAAAAGCAGGCCAAACTATTGTATCAGGAAAAGGCGCTTCACCTGAAATCGGAAACGCATTGTTTTTAAGTGAAGTTCCATTGGGTACTGTAATTCATAATATTGAATTGCGCCCTGGCCAAGGAGCAAACATTGCAAGAAGTGCTGGTACATATGCCCAGTTATCTGCAAGAGATGGTAAATATGCTGTAATTAAAATGCCTTCTGGCGAAACTAGAATGATTTTGGTTACTTGTATGGCTACTATTGGAACGGTTTCTAATTCTGATCACAGTCTTGAGGTTTCAGGAAAAGCGGGTAGAAGCAGATGGTTAGGAAGACGTCCAAGAACAAGGCCAGTAGCGATGAATCCTGTCGATCACCCAATGGGTGGTGGTGAAGGAAGATCATCAGGTGGTCATCCAAGATCTAGGAATGGTATTAAAGCTAAAGGATTTAAAACCAGGTATCCTAAAAAAATGTCAAATAAATATATTCTTGAAAAAAGAAAGAAATAA
- the rpsJ gene encoding 30S ribosomal protein S10, producing the protein MSQKIRIKLKSYDFNLVDKSAEKIVKTVKLTGAIVSGPIPLPTNKRIFTVLRSPHVNKKAREQFQLCSYKRLLDIYSSTSKTVDALMKLELPSGVEVEIKV; encoded by the coding sequence ATGAGCCAAAAAATAAGAATTAAACTAAAATCATACGATTTTAACCTGGTTGATAAATCAGCTGAAAAAATCGTGAAAACTGTTAAATTAACAGGTGCCATAGTAAGCGGACCTATTCCACTTCCTACAAATAAAAGGATATTTACAGTTTTAAGGTCTCCGCACGTTAATAAAAAAGCAAGAGAGCAATTTCAGCTTTGTTCGTATAAAAGATTGCTGGATATTTACAGTTCTACATCCAAAACTGTGGATGCGCTTATGAAACTTGAACTTCCTAGTGGAGTTGAAGTTGAAATCAAAGTTTAG
- the rplD gene encoding 50S ribosomal protein L4: MEVAVLNKSGKATTKKVVLNDAIYGIEPNDHAIYLDVKQYLANQRQGTHKAKQRNEISGSTRKLHKQKGTGGARKGSIKNPLFRGGGRVFGPQPRDYDFKLNKKLKRLARMSALAHKMKSDSLFVLEDLSFDAPKTKNFIEILNNLKLSDKKTLLVLSDSNKSIYLSSRNLQRAKVVTASDLNTYDILNASILVLTEGSIEKIDNILSN, encoded by the coding sequence ATGGAAGTAGCAGTATTAAATAAAAGCGGTAAAGCAACAACAAAAAAAGTTGTTTTAAATGATGCCATATATGGTATCGAACCGAATGACCATGCAATATACCTGGATGTAAAACAATATCTTGCCAATCAAAGACAAGGTACGCATAAGGCAAAACAAAGAAATGAAATTTCCGGTTCTACCAGAAAGCTGCATAAGCAAAAGGGTACCGGTGGAGCAAGAAAAGGAAGTATTAAGAATCCTTTGTTCCGTGGAGGTGGTAGAGTTTTTGGACCACAGCCAAGAGATTATGACTTTAAGTTAAACAAGAAGCTTAAAAGATTGGCTCGTATGTCTGCACTTGCACATAAAATGAAATCTGATAGCCTTTTTGTTCTTGAAGATCTTTCTTTTGATGCTCCTAAGACTAAGAATTTTATCGAAATTTTAAATAATTTAAAACTTTCGGATAAAAAAACACTCTTAGTGCTTTCCGATTCAAATAAAAGTATATATTTGTCCTCCCGAAATTTACAGAGGGCGAAAGTTGTAACTGCTTCGGATTTAAATACTTACGATATATTAAACGCTAGTATTTTAGTTTTGACAGAGGGTTCAATTGAGAAAATTGACAACATTTTAAGTAATTAA
- the rplW gene encoding 50S ribosomal protein L23 translates to MEIILKPVVTEKMTGITDKLNRYGFVVKYDANKLQIKDAIEKLYSVTVTDVNTMRYAGKAKSRNTKAGLVTGRTKAFKKAVVSLKDGDTIDFYSNI, encoded by the coding sequence ATGGAAATTATTTTAAAGCCGGTAGTTACCGAAAAAATGACAGGTATCACAGACAAATTAAACCGTTATGGTTTTGTTGTTAAATATGATGCAAATAAATTACAAATTAAAGACGCTATTGAAAAGCTATATAGTGTTACTGTTACTGATGTTAATACAATGCGCTATGCAGGTAAAGCAAAAAGCAGAAATACTAAAGCAGGCCTGGTAACAGGAAGAACAAAAGCTTTCAAAAAAGCGGTTGTTTCATTGAAAGATGGTGATACAATAGATTTTTATAGCAATATATAA
- the rplV gene encoding 50S ribosomal protein L22 encodes MGTRKKITADARKEARKSTYIAKLNDCPTSPRKMRLVADMVRGLDVYKALSLLQFTSKQAAVRIEKLITSAIANFETKSGQRAGDSNLFVKEIFVDSGRQLKRLRPAPQGRGHRIRKRSNHVTVILDNKEVVNEVNNSN; translated from the coding sequence ATGGGAACTAGAAAAAAAATAACGGCAGACGCCAGGAAGGAAGCTAGAAAATCAACTTACATCGCTAAGTTGAACGACTGCCCTACATCTCCAAGAAAGATGCGTTTGGTTGCTGATATGGTTAGAGGATTAGATGTTTATAAGGCATTAAGCTTATTACAGTTTACCTCAAAGCAAGCTGCTGTCAGAATTGAAAAATTGATAACCTCTGCAATTGCAAACTTTGAAACTAAATCTGGTCAAAGAGCTGGTGATAGTAACTTATTTGTTAAAGAGATTTTTGTAGACAGTGGTCGCCAACTGAAAAGATTGCGTCCAGCTCCTCAAGGTCGTGGGCACAGAATCAGAAAACGTTCAAATCATGTTACAGTGATTTTAGATAATAAAGAAGTTGTTAACGAAGTAAATAATTCGAATTAA
- a CDS encoding UvrD-helicase domain-containing protein, whose amino-acid sequence MNYLEELNEVQLQAVTCIKGPLMVIAGAGSGKTKVLTYRIAHLLEQGVDAFNILSLTFTNKAAKEMKERIARILGGSEAKNLWMGTFHSVFAKILRIEAEKLGYPTNFTIYDTDDSKSLIKTIIKEMNLDDKIYKPNMVLGRISSAKNNLISPASYLTNTDIQSEDRQSGRPKIGEIYGNYHKRCFKAGAMDFDDLLYQMNVLLRDFPEVLHKYQHKFKYILVDEYQDTNYSQYLIVKKLAALNENICVVGDDAQSIYSFRGANIQNILNFKKDYPDLKTFKLEQNYRSTQNIVNAANSIIAKNKDQLKKEVWTQNESGDKIEIFKALTDNEEGLQVARSIFELRMNEQCKESDFAILYRTNAQSRAMEEALRKLNISYRIYGGLSFYKRKEIKDLLAYFRLAVNNNDEEALKRILNYPIRGIGQSTEDKIIAASNDYDRGLWFILENISELKIGINGGITGKIEEFVTMIKSFTSGIQTETAYELGYRIAVSSGILKDLFTDRTPEGVSRHENIQELLNGLKDFSEVQNQDKTRTLDEFIQDIALLTDSDEDEADKNQPKVSLMTIHAAKGLEFPYVYVVGLEENLFPSQLSLNSRENLEEERRLFYVALTRACKKAFITYSITRYRWGNLINCEPSRFIEEIDPALIEMPAARAYLGDKGASERPGRIFNRSSQLEKPAPKPNNFSGKTLVKVSDSKSNSDFIADDTSNLKEGMEVEHQRFGTGKVLNIEGSFPNQKATVYFDTAGQKDLLLKFARLKILN is encoded by the coding sequence ATGAATTATTTAGAAGAACTTAATGAAGTACAGTTACAGGCTGTAACCTGTATAAAAGGGCCACTAATGGTAATTGCTGGAGCTGGTTCTGGAAAAACAAAAGTACTTACATATAGAATTGCTCATTTACTAGAACAAGGCGTAGATGCTTTCAATATTTTGTCGCTGACCTTTACAAACAAGGCTGCAAAGGAAATGAAAGAAAGGATTGCTCGTATTTTAGGTGGAAGCGAGGCAAAAAACCTTTGGATGGGCACTTTTCACTCAGTATTTGCCAAAATATTACGAATAGAGGCAGAAAAACTTGGTTATCCAACAAATTTCACTATTTATGATACGGATGATTCCAAAAGCCTAATTAAAACTATAATAAAGGAAATGAACCTGGATGACAAGATTTACAAACCTAATATGGTTTTAGGTCGAATTTCCTCTGCCAAAAACAATTTGATTTCTCCTGCATCCTACCTTACAAATACTGATATACAAAGTGAAGACAGACAATCAGGCCGGCCAAAGATTGGAGAGATTTATGGTAATTATCACAAACGGTGTTTTAAGGCTGGGGCCATGGATTTTGATGACCTATTGTATCAAATGAATGTGCTTCTTCGCGATTTTCCTGAAGTATTACATAAATACCAGCACAAATTCAAGTACATACTTGTTGACGAGTACCAGGATACTAATTATTCTCAATATTTGATTGTAAAGAAACTCGCTGCGTTAAATGAAAACATTTGTGTTGTAGGTGATGATGCTCAAAGTATTTATTCCTTCAGAGGAGCAAATATTCAAAATATTCTGAATTTCAAAAAAGATTATCCTGATCTTAAAACATTTAAACTGGAACAAAACTATCGTTCAACGCAAAACATAGTAAATGCAGCAAACAGTATTATTGCTAAAAACAAAGACCAATTAAAAAAAGAGGTTTGGACCCAAAATGAATCCGGAGATAAAATAGAAATATTCAAAGCGCTTACCGACAATGAAGAGGGCTTGCAAGTAGCCCGGTCTATTTTTGAACTACGAATGAATGAACAATGCAAAGAAAGTGATTTTGCTATATTATACAGGACAAATGCTCAATCAAGAGCAATGGAAGAGGCCCTGCGAAAATTAAATATATCCTACAGAATCTATGGGGGATTATCATTTTATAAGCGTAAGGAAATAAAAGACCTGCTGGCCTATTTCAGATTGGCAGTGAATAATAACGATGAGGAAGCTCTAAAAAGAATTCTTAATTATCCTATACGAGGTATTGGGCAATCAACCGAGGATAAAATTATTGCTGCCTCCAATGATTATGATAGGGGACTTTGGTTCATACTTGAAAATATAAGCGAGTTAAAAATTGGTATTAATGGTGGTATTACAGGCAAAATTGAAGAGTTTGTAACGATGATCAAAAGTTTCACCAGTGGAATACAAACTGAAACGGCATACGAATTAGGTTATCGCATTGCCGTATCATCTGGGATTTTAAAAGACCTTTTCACAGACAGGACACCCGAAGGAGTAAGCAGGCATGAAAATATTCAAGAATTATTAAATGGATTAAAGGATTTCTCAGAAGTTCAAAACCAGGATAAAACCCGAACCCTCGATGAATTTATTCAGGACATAGCATTGCTTACAGATTCTGACGAAGATGAAGCAGATAAAAACCAGCCAAAAGTTTCCTTAATGACCATTCATGCAGCCAAAGGTCTTGAATTCCCCTATGTATATGTAGTAGGATTGGAGGAAAACCTTTTTCCATCTCAACTTTCATTAAATTCAAGAGAAAATCTTGAAGAAGAACGCAGGTTGTTTTATGTTGCATTGACAAGAGCATGTAAAAAAGCATTTATTACCTATTCTATAACAAGGTATCGTTGGGGAAATTTGATTAATTGTGAGCCAAGCAGGTTTATTGAGGAAATTGATCCTGCTTTAATTGAAATGCCTGCGGCAAGGGCCTATTTAGGAGATAAAGGTGCTTCAGAAAGGCCTGGAAGAATTTTTAACAGAAGCAGTCAGTTAGAAAAACCAGCTCCTAAACCTAATAATTTTTCAGGGAAAACGTTAGTAAAGGTAAGTGATTCTAAAAGCAATAGCGATTTTATAGCTGACGATACTTCAAACCTAAAGGAGGGAATGGAAGTAGAGCATCAAAGATTTGGCACTGGGAAAGTTTTGAACATCGAAGGGTCTTTTCCAAATCAAAAGGCCACAGTTTATTTCGATACTGCCGGGCAAAAAGATTTACTTTTAAAATTCGCCAGACTTAAAATTCTTAATTAA
- a CDS encoding DUF4290 domain-containing protein: protein MLPDIPHLEYNTERPHLNISEYGRNIQKMIDYAISVEDRELRNTIAKSIITVMGQLNPHLRDVTDFTHKLWDHLFVISDFKLDVDSPYPKPAREILNKKPEKISYPSKDIKFMHYGKNVELLIQKAIAMEEGPEKSAFTEAIANLMKRFYVTFNQDSVNDEVIFKHLERLSQGKLKQGNIRLAAVSDIATRPSSNVGILKKKKKSMKPGMQHKKKKY, encoded by the coding sequence ATGTTACCAGATATTCCCCATTTAGAATACAATACCGAAAGACCTCATTTGAATATTTCAGAATACGGTCGAAATATTCAAAAAATGATAGATTATGCTATTTCTGTTGAGGACAGAGAGTTAAGAAATACCATAGCCAAATCCATAATAACTGTAATGGGTCAGTTAAATCCACATTTAAGAGATGTAACAGATTTTACCCATAAATTATGGGATCATCTTTTTGTAATTTCTGATTTTAAATTGGATGTTGATTCTCCATATCCAAAGCCAGCACGAGAAATTCTAAATAAAAAGCCGGAAAAAATTTCATACCCTTCAAAGGATATAAAGTTTATGCATTACGGAAAAAATGTAGAATTGCTAATTCAAAAAGCGATTGCAATGGAGGAAGGACCTGAAAAGTCTGCTTTTACTGAAGCAATTGCAAATCTTATGAAGCGATTTTATGTAACCTTTAACCAGGATTCAGTGAATGATGAAGTAATTTTCAAACATCTTGAGAGATTATCTCAGGGGAAATTAAAGCAAGGGAATATTCGACTTGCTGCTGTTTCCGATATTGCTACCCGTCCAAGTTCAAATGTTGGGATCCTTAAAAAGAAGAAAAAGTCGATGAAGCCAGGAATGCAACACAAAAAGAAAAAATATTAA
- the rpsS gene encoding 30S ribosomal protein S19 yields MARSLKKGPFIDYKLEKKIMDMVTAGKKTVIKTWSRRSMISPDFVGQTIAVHNGNKFIPVYVTENMVGHKFGEFSPTRTFRGHAGKKDKGKK; encoded by the coding sequence ATGGCGCGTTCATTAAAAAAAGGACCTTTTATTGACTATAAACTTGAGAAAAAAATCATGGATATGGTCACTGCAGGAAAGAAAACAGTTATCAAAACATGGTCTCGTAGATCAATGATTTCTCCCGACTTTGTTGGGCAGACAATAGCTGTACACAATGGGAATAAATTTATTCCTGTATATGTAACAGAGAATATGGTTGGCCATAAATTCGGAGAATTTTCTCCAACAAGAACTTTCAGAGGTCACGCTGGAAAAAAAGATAAAGGCAAAAAGTAA